GttcttttatgtctttttacTCATTTGACTGCAAAAGTCTGCAAGCAtgttattttgtgttaatatgTAACTAACTTAGCTCCATGtccgtaaaactgactgagttatagcaatttttgtgtttggtaaagtGATCTGCTGTAGGTGATAAAGATATACTTACTTTAAGGAGCATTATGTCATTACCAAGTCCAACTGTTTTATAATCTGGGTGCTTGCATCTGGACTGAATTTTTATTAGTCTTCGATTTGACCCCTTGAGATTGTGGCTTCCAACAAGAATTTGATAAGGTTCACTAAAAAATTGATAATTTAGAggttattgaaatgttttagcaTAGATATCTTTACCGTGCATCAATCCAAgaatacaaactaaaaacaagtagACTGGAAACTCACAGTTCGTCACAGTGTGCAGCAGTGACCACAACGTCCTCTCTGATGAGAAATCCTCCACACAAGTGAAAACCAAACTTGGATTGCAGTGAGACCATGTACTGCATCGAGTTCTCCGGGGCTTTGTTTCCATTTATGATCTTAAACCCATGAACtggaaaagataaataaaagtaaaacaaagtcaGTGACCCATTTCATAGTTTGAGAATAAGTCTTAAATTTGGGTTTCTTACCGATTTCTCCGGAACACAGCAGAAAGTGGAAAATCAGGAGTTTACCCAGACTGTGCATGATGCCAGTGATCTCAGCTTGTGCTCACAAGAGAGTTTAACTGGGCCATTTATAGGCCAGTTTGCATGCTAGCAAGCATTATCTAAAACAATCTATATTTTCTCACTATGTCACCACATCCTTTAAAAGACAAGTTTgcattttttgaaatatttatcatCTTTTATCATCTCTGAGCCCACAACAGACTGACACATCTCTGGTCGTCTATGACTGTGAGAAGATTTTCCCTCGCTCTGTAACACTATTTACAATAATCCTACACTCTTGTCATTAACACCATTTtcaatgcattttcttttactaaaagaaagcatatcacctgctgcctttcatgctacagttttagacaaagatcatctaatgttgaCAAATGATGGCATTCtagctgtttaaaacaaacctttgaaAGCAATGTTATACACAATCTAATGTGATATTGGGAGAACTTGTTCTCAGAGTACAtattgttaatgactctcagctacaacaccaaattctagctcaatatctgttaaattgactgataATAGACTTTTTAGTATTGGCTAGTGTCATTAGATggggctgccatcttgaattgcattgactccagatgttaataatttgtagatgtacatccagtatttatttttaaaggttttattaaaatccatccaaagGTTTAttagataatttgctaacagtacagacagacaaacaaacacatccacaGATACTCACAGACAGAGgcacaaactttatttctctgccTTCGTCATTGggcaagcaaaaataaattctttgcCAAGTTGTCTTCTATGTGTCAGTACAACAATAGTTCATCTCATGAGTGTAGGGGCACTTTTAAACCTAAATCAGagttcagggtttcccccagaaaagaggctaagccaggtggtaggtggccgttcgccggctGATCGCTGGccgaccatgatttagtaaaaaaatgttattaaagttgacaggaaagttgaaaatatggctatttataatgtgatattgtaagatatttgtgccaaatatttacaaaactacagttttacaaaatggcacttttgaaacactttttaaaagaaaaatacaattaaaataaatactaattgattgcacctaatttgaatcctaatttaagttacatttacaaatcaattaaattaacataaatgaataaGTGCAAagaaggcaccaacacacgtctcacatcaaggccaatgaataacaacagagaactgaaaaacagagagatgctgtactgtactgtgctttttgtggcacaggctgcatgttggatcactacatgtaacaacaaaacagagcatATCTAATGCATAATTTAATAGCAACATTTCActattaaacaagaaaaattagCACGCGtcatattttcactaagtacaaaacacgcttaccatattcggtctagTAAAGTCACCCAccgaatttcggctcaactaaccatttttggttaaacttgctcgttcgatgtttattgctgcggcTCCAGCAAAGTgttaactccaggtagctggaGGAGGCTCAGCCTCTGGGCACATGAGAGTCACGCAGGGCTGCGCAAACAGCGCATGGACCTGAGCGTgttggaggcgtttatacttggcgcttacgtcagtgcagtattctccaaaaagatggggggcagtacgctatgtaaccagtggaaatagggtaaaaaaagagagagcagattttctggctgtgatacaaagaggatgtttaaacttaaagcattcagtttgactttcattgatttatttgctttagttgtgattcgcccatcataggtctaatatttcttccctctgtggtctgtAAACACTCTTTTTaacggctgcagcagtaatctcttTCCGTGAGTtatgaaccatttgattatctttttgatctctcacagagggatcttataaatgctgatacaggtgaaccagctctggtagagcaccgaaatcgtccatttcgAACAGAGCGTAGTCGATGCACGGCGCGTGCAGTCCACACGTGAAGTTACAAGAATTGAGAGGTGCACAACCACACAATGTTACACCACACGGGACCTTTATGCAGGGgtggggacagcgcgattgcgtcactgttggcgcaccCACACTCGCGCAGTGATCAATGCATCAAGTTGATgcggatgaaaaaaaaatgtgtataaaaatgacgtattttacaataaacaagcggagcttagcctggcggcccgccatgcttataatacactgggggaaaccctggagtTACTCTAAATTACttcaaacaacaacaccaaacaaaacattttcctgaaaaAGATCAGGATTGAAATGAAaatgacagcagaaaaaaacagaagtacaAATAACTGATTAACAGTGACAGACATAGAACACAACATTGTTAGGATTTGGggtttctttgagtttctttttgtatttaggcttattgttttttttttcgtgtttttggttatcctgtgttcagtttgggtttattctttcttttatcatttGGTTGTCCTCATGTTTAGTTGTGTCTTTGTATAATTTTTGCTCAgtgtgttcctgtcatcattcacttgtcctcagtcagtctTTTGTtcgcctgccacgcccatcttcacctgctccaagttagtaatcactcacctgtgtccacttctcctaattacctcctgtctttaaaacctggtcatttccctcCCATGTCACTGGTCTGTTGTCACTTCTATGCGCTGTCTGGTTTCCCTTGTGTTTCGCCTTTGTGGTTTTTTGCAACCTTGGATTTAGTAAGTttgtaatatttagtttttcattgctgccacaccagccttttgtttcagttcctttttgagtcttttttttattgaataaattagTTCTCCTGGAGCCCTCATTGTGAGTCTGCACATTAGATCCACCTCATTCTTCAGCAAACTCGACAAACGTAATCACTGAAGGGTTTAGGCAGTGGGATCCAAACTGGTAATGGGGTTTTTGATTGAGGCACACAACTGATATTTATTCCACTGACAAGATTTTCTAAATTCAAGATTTTCTCATAAGTTTCTAAATTATGAGAACAGGTTATTTCTTAACCAATAATTAGGGCAAATGTGAGTCCCATTAACAGCattgttaaagtaaaaataaatctaaatatatattaaaatccCCTCAGCGTGTTTTGAGTCTGCCCCAAGGTCACTTCCCAttgggacatgcctggaaaaacCTTCAAAGGGAGGTGGCCAGGAGACAtactaatcagatgcccgaaccacctcaacgaGCTCCTTTTGatgcggctctactctgagctccctccggatgacggagctccttaACTTATCTtgaaggctgagcctggccactccacgaaggaagctcatttcagccgcttgtatccaggatcttgttcttttcgTCATGATCAAaatctcatgaccatagatgcAATTTGGAACCCTCTGTaagaccagtaaattgagaatTTTGCCTTCCAATTCAACTCCTTATTTACCACGATTAATCGAAACCAGgccctcattactgaagatGAAGCCCAAATCCATTGATCCATCTCTCTCTCCATCCTAAAATCACTCgtaaacaagactcccagatacttgaactcctccatgtGCGGCGGTGACTCAATATTGACCTGAAGGGAGCAATTCACCTGTTTCAACTGGAAACAGGTGGAATGCAGGGTTAGTAAATTCAAAATTAGACATTTGTGTAAAAAGTCTCGTTTCTGCATtagaaatgactttaaaaagtcACACTCAATGATTTGCAATGtttcaaacactaaaacaatTCTCGCAGCTACCACCACCACACAGCATTTTAGTTCAATTTCTGTAATAACACATTCATGTTACCTGTACCcttaatacatttttacatttgctaAGAagaaaattgtagttttttgtaCTCTGTTCATTTTGGCCATCTTGGTAGTCTTTACAAAATCCTGTGATATTTTAAATACTGCTTTCCCTCGAAGAAGTGAGCATGCATGTTTCTTGTTATCTGACAAAGAAAAGAGCTACAAGTGTTTGAATGCgtcttgttttattcagattaacTGCAAAAGCTGACAGACTGGCTGAGATGAGTCGACCCATTTCAGCTCCTATGCATGTTAACATTTTTCTAGAGCAAAGCGCAGAGCAACAAGGTTACAGTGGACACTTGTTTTCCATCAGAAACTTGTTGATCCATGGAAGATATTTGGAAATATCCGTGTAGACGTTAGGTGCATCTGGGtatttgcagtttgtgtttctgttgaaaGACACAACACCGACAGCTTTCCCATCGCACACGAGAGGACCACCAGAATCACCCTGTGGAGAGGAGGAATTTTACAAAGTTCatttgatgtttattgtagGATGTTCAGGTCTTTCATATACAAACAGAAAACGTACCTGACAGAATCCTTTGTTTGTGTTATATCCACCAGCACAGATCACATTGGGAGGAAGTTCATTATTCCATTGTTGCTGGCAGACTTTTGGATTAATGATGGACACATTCACCACTTGCAGGTCATCAACATCATGgctgtttaaagtttttcccCATCCAGCCACGGAGCAGATTTGATTGTCCTTCAGGTATATCCAAGGTTTTGGAAGTGGAATTGTTTTGATAATGTTGTTCAGAGGCACTTTctctgacagctgaagacacACATGGCACAGAATGAAAAATGTAGttcttttatgtctttttacTCATTTGACTGCAAAAGTCTGCAAGCAtgttattttgtgttaatatgTAACTAACTTAGCTCCATGtccgtaaaactgactgagttatagcaatttttgtgtttggtaaagtGATCTGCTGTAGGTGATAAAGATATACT
The Kryptolebias marmoratus isolate JLee-2015 linkage group LG24, ASM164957v2, whole genome shotgun sequence DNA segment above includes these coding regions:
- the LOC108230616 gene encoding duodenase-1-like — encoded protein: MHSLGKLLIFHFLLCSGEIVHGFKIINGNKAPENSMQYMVSLQSKFGFHLCGGFLIREDVVVTAAHCDELEPYQILVGSHNLKGSNRRLIKIQSRCKHPDYKTVGLGNDIMLLKLSEKVPLNNIIKTIPLPKPWIYLKDNQICSVAGWGKTLNSHDVDDLQVVNVSIINPKVCQQQWNNELPPNVICAGGYNTNKGFCQGDSGGPLVCDGKAVGVVSFNRNTNCKYPDAPNVYTDISKYLPWINKFLMENKCPL